The following proteins are encoded in a genomic region of Lactiplantibacillus plantarum:
- a CDS encoding aminotransferase-like domain-containing protein: MAILTINWQPNKQVSTPIYQQITNYFQEQIAKGNWAVGAKLPAQRKLAEQFGVNRSTLITALDELMAVGLITSNPGSGMVISGNHWSSLLAEHVNWSQYVKAGQFKPNSHALQKINQFETDAVIRLSTGEPAPEQFPRPLFQRAFAHLGEQLTSLNYTEPAGILALRQQIARHLEKVGIHTHPENILITSGSLQALQLVSMSLFPKDATIYTEAPTYVKSLHVFQSAHTHLAGIPMDSQGLAYWQMNAPIQGHHAILYTIPTFNNPTGIVMSAERRQQVLQTAQEHRLPILEDAAYQDVWFDQQPPQPLKALDKTGNVIYFGSISKSLAPGLRIGWTVAAKPVIDRLTDVRMQTDYGASSLSQLVLAEILADPEYETYQADFRSVLVKKAAAAEQILHHYWDDFATWQTPTGGFYLWVRLADNINIPKLFDLATAHNVLFNPGSIYDFQPNQYIRLSFSYESSDRFEQGIKILTDLIHANFNV; the protein is encoded by the coding sequence ATGGCAATTTTAACGATCAACTGGCAACCAAATAAACAGGTCAGCACACCAATTTACCAACAAATTACTAACTATTTTCAAGAACAAATCGCTAAAGGCAATTGGGCCGTTGGGGCTAAGCTTCCTGCGCAGCGTAAACTGGCCGAACAATTCGGCGTGAATCGTAGCACCCTAATTACGGCACTTGATGAACTAATGGCAGTCGGCTTAATTACGAGCAATCCAGGCTCTGGGATGGTTATTTCCGGTAACCATTGGTCCAGCTTATTGGCGGAACACGTCAACTGGTCGCAATATGTTAAAGCAGGCCAATTCAAGCCCAATTCCCACGCGCTCCAAAAAATCAACCAATTTGAAACCGATGCGGTTATTCGTTTAAGTACGGGTGAACCCGCACCAGAACAATTTCCCCGTCCACTTTTTCAACGGGCCTTTGCACATCTAGGCGAACAGTTAACGAGTTTGAACTATACCGAGCCTGCGGGCATTTTGGCTTTGCGACAACAAATTGCACGTCACTTGGAAAAAGTTGGGATTCATACCCATCCGGAAAACATTCTGATTACTTCCGGATCATTACAAGCGCTCCAACTGGTCTCAATGTCACTATTTCCCAAAGATGCCACCATCTACACGGAAGCACCTACTTATGTCAAATCTTTACACGTCTTTCAATCGGCCCACACCCATCTCGCTGGCATCCCGATGGACAGTCAGGGCTTGGCGTACTGGCAGATGAACGCCCCCATTCAGGGACACCATGCCATTCTTTACACGATTCCGACATTCAATAACCCGACTGGAATCGTCATGAGTGCCGAGCGACGTCAACAGGTCTTACAAACCGCACAAGAACACCGCTTACCAATCTTAGAAGACGCCGCTTATCAAGATGTCTGGTTCGATCAGCAGCCGCCACAGCCACTGAAGGCACTCGATAAGACTGGCAACGTTATTTATTTTGGTAGCATCTCAAAGTCCCTTGCACCGGGATTACGCATCGGCTGGACGGTGGCCGCCAAACCGGTCATCGATCGCTTGACTGACGTGCGCATGCAAACCGATTACGGCGCTAGCTCACTGTCACAACTTGTACTGGCAGAAATCTTAGCTGATCCTGAATATGAAACGTATCAAGCTGATTTCCGGTCCGTACTTGTCAAGAAGGCCGCGGCGGCAGAACAAATTCTGCATCATTACTGGGACGATTTTGCGACTTGGCAGACGCCCACGGGTGGCTTTTATCTGTGGGTCCGCTTAGCCGACAACATTAATATTCCCAAATTATTCGACCTTGCCACTGCGCACAACGTTCTCTTCAACCCTGGTAGTATCTACGATTTCCAGCCGAATCAGTACATTCGTCTGAGCTTTTCTTATGAATCCAGCGACCGCTTTGAACAGGGGATTAAAATTCTAACTGATTTAATTCACGCCAATTTTAACGTTTAA
- a CDS encoding LysE/ArgO family amino acid transporter has protein sequence MQVFLQGLLFGIVYIAPIGMQNLFVVSTAIEQPLQRALRVALIVIAFDTSLSLACFYGVGRLLQTTPWLELGVLLIGSLLVFYIGWNLLRQKTTAMGTLDADFSYKAAILTAFSVAWLNPQALIDGSVLLAAFRVSIPAALTHFFMLGVILASIIWFIGLTSLISKFKHLMQPRVLLWINRICGGIIILYGVKLLATFITKI, from the coding sequence ATGCAAGTGTTTTTACAAGGATTATTATTTGGAATTGTTTACATTGCACCAATCGGGATGCAAAACTTATTTGTGGTTTCGACAGCTATTGAACAACCATTGCAACGGGCATTGCGGGTGGCTTTAATTGTAATTGCGTTCGATACGTCGCTTTCCCTGGCTTGCTTTTATGGGGTGGGCCGATTGTTGCAGACCACTCCCTGGCTCGAATTAGGGGTGTTGTTGATTGGGAGTTTATTGGTCTTTTACATTGGCTGGAATCTGTTGCGGCAAAAGACCACGGCAATGGGGACCCTCGACGCGGACTTTTCATATAAAGCAGCGATTCTGACCGCTTTTTCGGTAGCATGGCTGAATCCGCAAGCACTGATTGATGGTTCCGTGTTGCTGGCGGCGTTTCGGGTGTCAATCCCGGCGGCACTGACCCATTTCTTTATGTTGGGGGTCATCCTAGCATCCATTATTTGGTTCATCGGTCTGACCAGCTTGATCAGTAAGTTTAAACATCTCATGCAACCACGAGTCCTACTCTGGATCAATCGAATCTGTGGTGGCATCATTATTCTATACGGCGTGAAGTTGCTAGCAACCTTCATCACGAAAATATAG
- a CDS encoding aminotransferase, producing MKIAGFGVEAWLNAHEREATTDISQSSIAALTMAEIAALEDQQAPQDFYEELGAARLDYGWIEGSPRFKELVSQLYEQVPAANVLQTNGATGANHLAIYSLVEPGDHVIALYPSYQQLYDIPKSLGATVDYWHIHESAGWLPDIMELQRLIRPETKMILLNNAINPTGSLLDRTLLEQVVTLARSVGAYVLADEVYEPLDETPFVSIADLYERGIAVNSLSKTYSAPGIRIGWTATPSQAIADIFRKYRDYTMICGGVLNDQLAVRILAHRQRVLARNRELVSRNLKILTEWVAQEPRVELITPHGISVSCIKLIVPIDDETFCQQLLRDTGVLLVPGSRFDIPGHARLGYCTDTPTLQRGLDLLGQYLRRFD from the coding sequence ATGAAGATTGCTGGTTTCGGAGTGGAGGCCTGGTTAAACGCACATGAGCGTGAAGCAACCACCGATATTAGTCAAAGCTCAATCGCAGCCTTAACGATGGCAGAAATTGCGGCTTTAGAGGACCAACAAGCACCACAGGATTTTTACGAAGAACTAGGGGCGGCCCGGCTGGATTATGGCTGGATCGAGGGCTCACCACGATTTAAAGAACTCGTTAGTCAGTTATACGAGCAAGTGCCAGCAGCCAATGTTCTCCAAACAAATGGGGCGACCGGGGCTAATCATTTAGCAATCTATAGTTTGGTGGAACCCGGCGATCACGTGATTGCACTGTACCCGAGTTATCAGCAGCTGTATGATATTCCCAAGTCATTGGGCGCTACGGTTGATTATTGGCATATTCATGAGTCAGCGGGCTGGTTGCCGGATATTATGGAACTGCAACGCTTGATCCGGCCGGAAACAAAGATGATTTTACTCAATAATGCCATCAATCCGACTGGGAGTTTACTAGATCGAACACTGTTAGAACAGGTCGTCACATTAGCTCGCTCAGTTGGAGCTTACGTTTTGGCCGATGAGGTCTACGAACCACTGGATGAAACCCCGTTCGTCTCAATTGCCGATTTATACGAGCGTGGAATTGCGGTCAACAGTTTATCCAAGACCTATTCAGCGCCTGGTATCCGGATCGGGTGGACGGCGACACCTAGTCAAGCCATTGCTGATATTTTTCGGAAGTATCGTGATTATACGATGATCTGTGGGGGCGTTTTGAATGACCAACTGGCCGTTAGAATTTTAGCGCACCGCCAACGCGTTCTGGCGCGAAATCGGGAGCTAGTCAGTCGCAACCTCAAAATTCTGACAGAGTGGGTCGCACAGGAACCGCGGGTCGAATTGATTACGCCACATGGCATTTCAGTGTCGTGTATTAAACTAATAGTACCGATCGATGATGAGACGTTCTGTCAACAATTACTGCGGGATACCGGTGTTTTATTAGTGCCTGGTTCACGTTTCGATATTCCGGGGCACGCCCGCTTAGGTTACTGTACGGATACGCCGACGTTACAACGGGGTCTGGATTTATTAGGGCAATATTTACGCCGCTTTGATTAG
- the argR gene encoding arginine repressor, with amino-acid sequence MKKSERQAVIEQLISEYPIATQEELMAKLKAEGIAATQATISRDIREMQIVKTPDEHGQTRYAIFKTTNKNEQDRLFETLHDVVTSIDRVEFMNIIHTLPSNGNLLAAIIDDLNLPEVSGTLAGHDTIFVVSPNTTVAKQLYESFASHISNED; translated from the coding sequence ATGAAAAAGTCAGAGCGCCAAGCAGTTATCGAACAATTAATTAGTGAATATCCGATCGCTACCCAGGAAGAATTGATGGCTAAGCTTAAAGCAGAGGGCATTGCTGCGACGCAAGCGACGATTTCGCGCGATATCCGAGAGATGCAGATCGTTAAGACGCCGGATGAGCACGGTCAGACGCGGTACGCGATTTTTAAAACAACTAACAAAAATGAACAGGACCGGCTATTTGAAACGCTACACGATGTGGTGACGAGCATTGACCGTGTTGAATTCATGAATATTATTCATACGCTACCGAGTAATGGGAATCTATTGGCGGCGATCATTGATGATTTGAACTTGCCAGAAGTGAGTGGGACCTTGGCTGGTCACGACACGATCTTTGTCGTGAGTCCGAATACGACGGTGGCAAAGCAGCTATACGAATCCTTTGCTAGTCACATTAGTAATGAAGACTGA